A window of the Deltaproteobacteria bacterium genome harbors these coding sequences:
- a CDS encoding tRNA-dihydrouridine synthase family protein, which translates to MKIGTLELADGVFLAPMAGITNLPFRMIARTHGCDLAFTEMISAMGLVQGAMKSRRYLDSAAGDRPLGVQLFGSDPGTLAEAARIVEAQGANLVDINMGCPVRKVVRGGAGAALMKTPDLIKRILRAVRPAVRVPLTVKMRLGWSRNAVNVLEVAAMAEDCGVDAVIVHGRTADQGFSGAADWHMIGRVKERLSIPVIGNGDIRKGSDVARLKNMFRCDACMVGRGA; encoded by the coding sequence TTGAAAATCGGAACCCTGGAACTTGCGGACGGCGTCTTTCTGGCGCCCATGGCGGGGATCACCAACCTTCCTTTCCGAATGATCGCCCGGACACACGGCTGCGATCTCGCCTTCACGGAGATGATCAGCGCTATGGGCCTGGTTCAGGGGGCGATGAAAAGCCGCCGTTATCTTGATTCCGCCGCCGGAGACCGGCCCCTCGGGGTGCAACTGTTCGGCTCGGATCCGGGGACCCTGGCGGAAGCGGCGAGGATCGTCGAGGCGCAGGGGGCGAATCTTGTCGATATCAATATGGGCTGTCCGGTCCGCAAGGTGGTGCGGGGGGGAGCCGGTGCGGCCCTGATGAAAACGCCCGACCTGATAAAGAGGATCCTGCGCGCGGTCAGACCCGCCGTCCGCGTACCCCTGACCGTCAAGATGCGCCTGGGTTGGAGCCGGAATGCCGTCAACGTCCTCGAGGTTGCGGCTATGGCGGAGGATTGCGGGGTGGACGCCGTCATCGTTCATGGCAGAACGGCGGATCAGGGTTTTTCCGGGGCGGCCGACTGGCATATGATCGGGCGGGTAAAGGAAAGGCTGTCGATTCCCGTCATCGGTAATGGAGACATCCGTAAGGGCTCCGATGTGGCGAGGCTGAAAAACATGTTCCGCTGCGACGCCTGTATGGTGGGACGGGGTGCCTT